The Runella slithyformis DSM 19594 genome segment ATTTGCCGCTGCTCAATGAGGGATTGGGGGAGGGGAATTTCAAATTCTTTAATAGCTTTTTGCTGAATGTTGGGAAGTCCTGAACCAACCCTTAAATCCATTATCAGATTTTGGCGACCTTTGAGGACTTGATAGAGAAATTTTTTATCTAAATTCTCCTTCAAGTCCAGCAATGTGTAACAATGACCACCACTCCAAAACTTAGTTTTAATGAAATTGACGTATCCGCAAGAATTCCCACCTTCACTAATGGTGATAGTGTTTTCATGGGTATTCCATAAATCAGAATAGCCCGAAGGCTCAATACCTCCATTGATACATGGGAACACGCCCGCATCAGAAAGCTCAATTTTATTGAATTGAACCCCTTTTTTTATTTTACAAACAACCCCTAACCTGAAATTCATCCACCCTTCTGGCAGTTGGTTTTCGGTGGTTGGGATGGTGGTTAGTTCGGCTAATTCCATTCGGTAAGGTAGTTGAGTTGGGTCAAAAACTGATGGAGTTCGGTGAGGGTCTGTTGGCGTTGGGTTTCGAGCCGTTGGGTCGAGGTGGCGTACTTGTGGTAGAGGTTTTCGTAGGCGGCTACCAAGGCCCGTTTTTCGGCGTTGAGGTAGCGTTGGAGTTGGGTATTGATGAGGTCAAAGTGCTTTTTGAGGATGAGTTTTTGGCTCTGCCCTGGGTTGATGATGCCACCAATCTCGGTCAGCAGTTGGTCTAAGCGGTGGAGCTTGGTTTGCAACAGGGTTTTGTCTTTGAGACGAATAGTATAGGGCTTACTCAGTTCTTTCCACGCTTTTTGGGCTTCCATCACCTGTGCCAGTTTAAGCAGAGCGTCGGCATCAGGGTCAGTGGCTTTGCGGAGCTCTTTTTCGAGGGTAGCAGTGGCTTTTTTGCGTTGTTCAAAGTCGGTAGCGTCGCCCAAATCGCCTTTAAACGGAGCAATGATTGTTTCGATTTCTTCGTCGAGTTCGTCCAATTCTTGTTGGGCGGCGTTGAGCAGGTTAAGCAAGTCGGCTTTTTCGTCGTCAGTACCGTAGCGTTTGAGCAACAGTTTGAGGGCCAAGTCGGTCTGTTTTTCTTTGAGCAAAGTTTTGCAATCCTTTACTTCGGTTTCGTAATACTTAATTTTGGCTTCGGCAGCTTGGTAAGGTTTGGCCGCATCGGACTGTTTTTTCTCTTTGAGTAGATAATCTATTTGCATTTTGAGTTCGGCTTTGGCCAGTGTGGGCGTGGGCTTTACTTCGCCCTCCTCTTCGTCGGGTTCAAACTCCACCAGCGTAAGGGCTTCCTCTACGGCATCTTCGAGGTTGGTTTCATGTTCGGCTTGTTGGGCTTGCAAGGTTTCGATTTCGGCCTGCTCCTTCCCGAAAAACTCGTCAATTAGGTATTCGTCGGGGATGAGGCTCGCCTCCCAGCCGTTTTGCATGATGGTTTTGAGGTCGTACTTGATGTTGTCCCACCAATTGACAAACACTCCTGCTACCTGAAATTGATCCAAAATGCCCACGGGTACAAACTTCTCTTTGATGGTGTCCAACAACTCTTGGCGTACCTTCGGAAAATTACTACCGCTGAGGGTCAGATACTGCCCGACGGGTTCGGCGACTGGGTAGGCGGGCGTGGGTTCGGGTGCCAGCATCGAGAAATCGTCTTTGGCCAACTGCCACCAATTGGCTAAGTGCCAGCCGAGTGTCAGGAGGGTTTGCTCTACCTGCGGGTCGTTGTCAATAAGGGTTTTGATGGCGGCTTTGTTGTCGATGGCCCAGTCGTAGTATTGTTGGTTACGGTCGAGCCAGAATGGGCGATCATCAAACCTAAATTTGTGGCAGAGGCGTTGGCGGATGCACTCCACCTCGGCCACGGGTACGCCTCCCACGAGGTGCGCACGCACGTCTTCGGGTTCGGGCGGGGGCGTGTTGTCCACGTACCGGCGGATGTTAAGGGTATAGTCGTTGGCGGCGATGGTTGCCACATCCACTAAGCGAGCGTACTGCGTCTCTTCGATTTTGTGCTGAAACACATAATCAATCTTTTCGATGTCTTCGGGGCGAAGGTTGTTCTGTTTTTTGCCCTCGGCGTAGTCTTTGTCGGCGTTGATAAAAAAGACCTTGTTTTTGAGATGGTCGGGTTTGCTTTTGTCAAACACCATCACGCAGGCAGGAATACCCGTGCCGTAGAAAAGCTGCGGCGGCAGGCTGATGATGCCTTCGAGTACGTCGGCGTTGAGCATTTTTTCCCTAATTTCTTTCTCTTTGCCTCCCCGAAACAGCACACCGTGCGGCATTACCACCACTACCTTGCCAGTGCGTTTGCAGCTTGCGAGCATGTGCTGCACAAACATCAGGTCGGCTTTTTTGCCCGTTTCGGGTGCAAAACCATAGCCAAAGCGGTTGGCGAATTGCATGGTGGCACGGTTGTAATTTTGCGAAAAAGGCGGGTTGGCAATTACTCGGTCAAACTGCATCAGTTGGCCGTCTTTGACGTTGAGCGGCTCGTCGAGCGTATCACCAAACTCAATGGTATAGCGGGTAATGTTGTGCAGAATGATGTTCATTTTGCAGATAGCCACCACGGTAGGGTCGTTTTCCTGTCCGAAGAGTTCGAGGTCATGAGCATTTTGGCCTTGTTCCTGTATGTACTGCTGTGATTGGATAAGCATCCCCCCCGACCCCGCCGTAGGGTCATAGATGGACATTCCTGCTTTGGGGCGCATGAGCTGAACCAACAGGCGCACCACTTGGTTGGGCGTATAAAACTGTCCACCTTTTTTGCCACTTTCGTCGGCAAAGTGTTTGAGCAGATATTCATAAGCTGCCCCGAGCAAGTCAGGAAACTCAAAGTTTTC includes the following:
- a CDS encoding type I restriction-modification system subunit M encodes the protein MKTEKIKLSQLEKLLMDVADDLRGKMDAAEYKEYIFGMLFIKRMSDVFDQKRALLRKNDYKHLDTETLEIILEEKTTYGDTFFVPKRARWHEGFTDENGVQYPPVKHLQNNIGQMLNKALDAIEEANADTLSGIFKGRINFNKEVDGKAIVKNADLKKIIDKFNAFPALINENFEFPDLLGAAYEYLLKHFADESGKKGGQFYTPNQVVRLLVQLMRPKAGMSIYDPTAGSGGMLIQSQQYIQEQGQNAHDLELFGQENDPTVVAICKMNIILHNITRYTIEFGDTLDEPLNVKDGQLMQFDRVIANPPFSQNYNRATMQFANRFGYGFAPETGKKADLMFVQHMLASCKRTGKVVVVMPHGVLFRGGKEKEIREKMLNADVLEGIISLPPQLFYGTGIPACVMVFDKSKPDHLKNKVFFINADKDYAEGKKQNNLRPEDIEKIDYVFQHKIEETQYARLVDVATIAANDYTLNIRRYVDNTPPPEPEDVRAHLVGGVPVAEVECIRQRLCHKFRFDDRPFWLDRNQQYYDWAIDNKAAIKTLIDNDPQVEQTLLTLGWHLANWWQLAKDDFSMLAPEPTPAYPVAEPVGQYLTLSGSNFPKVRQELLDTIKEKFVPVGILDQFQVAGVFVNWWDNIKYDLKTIMQNGWEASLIPDEYLIDEFFGKEQAEIETLQAQQAEHETNLEDAVEEALTLVEFEPDEEEGEVKPTPTLAKAELKMQIDYLLKEKKQSDAAKPYQAAEAKIKYYETEVKDCKTLLKEKQTDLALKLLLKRYGTDDEKADLLNLLNAAQQELDELDEEIETIIAPFKGDLGDATDFEQRKKATATLEKELRKATDPDADALLKLAQVMEAQKAWKELSKPYTIRLKDKTLLQTKLHRLDQLLTEIGGIINPGQSQKLILKKHFDLINTQLQRYLNAEKRALVAAYENLYHKYATSTQRLETQRQQTLTELHQFLTQLNYLTEWN